Proteins encoded in a region of the Canis lupus familiaris isolate Mischka breed German Shepherd chromosome 1, alternate assembly UU_Cfam_GSD_1.0, whole genome shotgun sequence genome:
- the LOC484356 gene encoding uncharacterized protein LOC484356 isoform X1: MRHGQRGNQAPTGDPRTPGSRPEPKADAQPLSYPEPESSPKCLPLLICSTVVAVKGPWLLCIFKLRDHPLPLPSWWFPQESQAPTVPVLAPVATPLRASYSSLQGTAVIMAERALAPTQIGRGDRYYTYTELLAISRRFKQNPNELMITWILRVYDQGGPALSLNSGELALLGDLTSDAIFNYRCKTLRGGCKTLLTWLLLAWRQRWESFLHFEATELPFRPWTTMEEGIQLVRELGMLDWIYRESPSPPAADQGPRPAPEDVPFTQGLQRRLLTAAPSELRLSLVSLLVKGMTVLEAVMEIQTIADVGLLWRQSQPGRAKLMLGPNPTRKDLMGWLLSHGVPKERVDKQPTKVLLELYIKEAKRSRSHPAYMLGEEQPPPPPYSDQACGEEPPVPVRHD; this comes from the exons atgagacacgggcagagggggAACCAGGCTCCCACTGGggatcccaggacgccggggtcacgccctgagcctaaggcagacgcacaaccgctcagctacccag AGCCGGAGTCCTCTCCAAAATGTCTTCCTCTGCTGATTTGTTCCACAGTGGTTGCAGTAAAGGGTCCCTGGTTGTT GTGTATCTTCAAGCTGAGGGACCACCCACTACCACTCCCATCTTG GTGGTTCCCCCAGGAGTCCCAGGCCCCCACCGTTCCTGTCCTTG CTCCTGTGGCCACACCCCTCCGGGCTTCCTACAGTTCCCTGCAGGGGACAGCTGTGATCATGGCCGAGAGAGCCCTGGCGCCTACCCAGATAGGGCGGGGGGACCGTTACTACACATACACCGAGCTCCTGGCCATCTCGCGGCGCTTCAAGCAGAACCCCAATGAGCTCATGATCACCTGGATCCTGCGGGTGTATGACCAGGGAGGCCCAGCCCTGTCCCTGAATTCTGGAGAGCTAGCCCTGCTGGGTGACCTGACCAGCGATGCCATCTTCAACTACCGCTGTAAGACCCTGCGGGGTGGCTGCAAGACGCTGCTCACCTGGCTGCTGCTGGCCTGGCGCCAGCGCTGGGAATCCTTCCTACACTTCGAGGCCACCGAGCTGCCCTTCCGCCCCTGGACCACCATGGAGGAGGGCATCCAGCTGGTGAGGGAGCTGGGCATGCTTGACTGGATCTACCGTGAGTCACCATCACCTCCTGCAGCAGATCAGGGGCCCAGGCCTGCGCCCGAGGATGTGCCCTTCACACAGGGCCTCCAGCGGCGCCTGCTGACAGCCGCACCCTCTGAGCTGCGGCTCTCACTGGTCAGCCTGCTGGTCAAGGGCATGACGGTGCTGGAGGCAGTGATGGAGATCCAGACCATCGCCGATGTGGGCCTGCTCTGGCGCCAGAGCCAGCCAGGCCGAGCCAAGCTCATGTTGGGGCCCAACCCGACACGCAAAGATCTCATGGGCTGGCTGCTGAGCCATGGCGTGCCCAAGGAGAGGGTGGACAAGCAGCCCACCAAGGTCCTCCTGGAGCTGTACATTAAAGAGGCCAAGCGCAGCCGCAGCCACCCTGCCTACATGCTGGGGGAGGAgcagcccccaccacccccctaCTCAGACCAGGCCTGTGGGGAGGAACCACCTGTGCCCGTGCGTCATGACTAG
- the LOC484356 gene encoding uncharacterized protein LOC484356 isoform X2 has product MMLSPVCFVFIEPESSPKCLPLLICSTVVAVKGPWLLCIFKLRDHPLPLPSWWFPQESQAPTVPVLAPVATPLRASYSSLQGTAVIMAERALAPTQIGRGDRYYTYTELLAISRRFKQNPNELMITWILRVYDQGGPALSLNSGELALLGDLTSDAIFNYRCKTLRGGCKTLLTWLLLAWRQRWESFLHFEATELPFRPWTTMEEGIQLVRELGMLDWIYRESPSPPAADQGPRPAPEDVPFTQGLQRRLLTAAPSELRLSLVSLLVKGMTVLEAVMEIQTIADVGLLWRQSQPGRAKLMLGPNPTRKDLMGWLLSHGVPKERVDKQPTKVLLELYIKEAKRSRSHPAYMLGEEQPPPPPYSDQACGEEPPVPVRHD; this is encoded by the exons ATGATGCTGTCTCCTGTGTGCTTTGTGTTTATAGAGCCGGAGTCCTCTCCAAAATGTCTTCCTCTGCTGATTTGTTCCACAGTGGTTGCAGTAAAGGGTCCCTGGTTGTT GTGTATCTTCAAGCTGAGGGACCACCCACTACCACTCCCATCTTG GTGGTTCCCCCAGGAGTCCCAGGCCCCCACCGTTCCTGTCCTTG CTCCTGTGGCCACACCCCTCCGGGCTTCCTACAGTTCCCTGCAGGGGACAGCTGTGATCATGGCCGAGAGAGCCCTGGCGCCTACCCAGATAGGGCGGGGGGACCGTTACTACACATACACCGAGCTCCTGGCCATCTCGCGGCGCTTCAAGCAGAACCCCAATGAGCTCATGATCACCTGGATCCTGCGGGTGTATGACCAGGGAGGCCCAGCCCTGTCCCTGAATTCTGGAGAGCTAGCCCTGCTGGGTGACCTGACCAGCGATGCCATCTTCAACTACCGCTGTAAGACCCTGCGGGGTGGCTGCAAGACGCTGCTCACCTGGCTGCTGCTGGCCTGGCGCCAGCGCTGGGAATCCTTCCTACACTTCGAGGCCACCGAGCTGCCCTTCCGCCCCTGGACCACCATGGAGGAGGGCATCCAGCTGGTGAGGGAGCTGGGCATGCTTGACTGGATCTACCGTGAGTCACCATCACCTCCTGCAGCAGATCAGGGGCCCAGGCCTGCGCCCGAGGATGTGCCCTTCACACAGGGCCTCCAGCGGCGCCTGCTGACAGCCGCACCCTCTGAGCTGCGGCTCTCACTGGTCAGCCTGCTGGTCAAGGGCATGACGGTGCTGGAGGCAGTGATGGAGATCCAGACCATCGCCGATGTGGGCCTGCTCTGGCGCCAGAGCCAGCCAGGCCGAGCCAAGCTCATGTTGGGGCCCAACCCGACACGCAAAGATCTCATGGGCTGGCTGCTGAGCCATGGCGTGCCCAAGGAGAGGGTGGACAAGCAGCCCACCAAGGTCCTCCTGGAGCTGTACATTAAAGAGGCCAAGCGCAGCCGCAGCCACCCTGCCTACATGCTGGGGGAGGAgcagcccccaccacccccctaCTCAGACCAGGCCTGTGGGGAGGAACCACCTGTGCCCGTGCGTCATGACTAG
- the LOC484356 gene encoding Friend virus susceptibility protein 1-like isoform X3, with protein MAGMMRGGNKNRTGGFGRCTRRTGLRWFPQESQAPTVPVLAPVATPLRASYSSLQGTAVIMAERALAPTQIGRGDRYYTYTELLAISRRFKQNPNELMITWILRVYDQGGPALSLNSGELALLGDLTSDAIFNYRCKTLRGGCKTLLTWLLLAWRQRWESFLHFEATELPFRPWTTMEEGIQLVRELGMLDWIYRESPSPPAADQGPRPAPEDVPFTQGLQRRLLTAAPSELRLSLVSLLVKGMTVLEAVMEIQTIADVGLLWRQSQPGRAKLMLGPNPTRKDLMGWLLSHGVPKERVDKQPTKVLLELYIKEAKRSRSHPAYMLGEEQPPPPPYSDQACGEEPPVPVRHD; from the exons ATGGCGGGGATGATGAGGGGAGGAAACAAGAACAGAACTGGAGGCTTTGGAAGATGCACAAGGAGAACAGGCTTGAG GTGGTTCCCCCAGGAGTCCCAGGCCCCCACCGTTCCTGTCCTTG CTCCTGTGGCCACACCCCTCCGGGCTTCCTACAGTTCCCTGCAGGGGACAGCTGTGATCATGGCCGAGAGAGCCCTGGCGCCTACCCAGATAGGGCGGGGGGACCGTTACTACACATACACCGAGCTCCTGGCCATCTCGCGGCGCTTCAAGCAGAACCCCAATGAGCTCATGATCACCTGGATCCTGCGGGTGTATGACCAGGGAGGCCCAGCCCTGTCCCTGAATTCTGGAGAGCTAGCCCTGCTGGGTGACCTGACCAGCGATGCCATCTTCAACTACCGCTGTAAGACCCTGCGGGGTGGCTGCAAGACGCTGCTCACCTGGCTGCTGCTGGCCTGGCGCCAGCGCTGGGAATCCTTCCTACACTTCGAGGCCACCGAGCTGCCCTTCCGCCCCTGGACCACCATGGAGGAGGGCATCCAGCTGGTGAGGGAGCTGGGCATGCTTGACTGGATCTACCGTGAGTCACCATCACCTCCTGCAGCAGATCAGGGGCCCAGGCCTGCGCCCGAGGATGTGCCCTTCACACAGGGCCTCCAGCGGCGCCTGCTGACAGCCGCACCCTCTGAGCTGCGGCTCTCACTGGTCAGCCTGCTGGTCAAGGGCATGACGGTGCTGGAGGCAGTGATGGAGATCCAGACCATCGCCGATGTGGGCCTGCTCTGGCGCCAGAGCCAGCCAGGCCGAGCCAAGCTCATGTTGGGGCCCAACCCGACACGCAAAGATCTCATGGGCTGGCTGCTGAGCCATGGCGTGCCCAAGGAGAGGGTGGACAAGCAGCCCACCAAGGTCCTCCTGGAGCTGTACATTAAAGAGGCCAAGCGCAGCCGCAGCCACCCTGCCTACATGCTGGGGGAGGAgcagcccccaccacccccctaCTCAGACCAGGCCTGTGGGGAGGAACCACCTGTGCCCGTGCGTCATGACTAG
- the LOC484356 gene encoding Friend virus susceptibility protein 1-like isoform X4 produces the protein MAERALAPTQIGRGDRYYTYTELLAISRRFKQNPNELMITWILRVYDQGGPALSLNSGELALLGDLTSDAIFNYRCKTLRGGCKTLLTWLLLAWRQRWESFLHFEATELPFRPWTTMEEGIQLVRELGMLDWIYRESPSPPAADQGPRPAPEDVPFTQGLQRRLLTAAPSELRLSLVSLLVKGMTVLEAVMEIQTIADVGLLWRQSQPGRAKLMLGPNPTRKDLMGWLLSHGVPKERVDKQPTKVLLELYIKEAKRSRSHPAYMLGEEQPPPPPYSDQACGEEPPVPVRHD, from the coding sequence ATGGCCGAGAGAGCCCTGGCGCCTACCCAGATAGGGCGGGGGGACCGTTACTACACATACACCGAGCTCCTGGCCATCTCGCGGCGCTTCAAGCAGAACCCCAATGAGCTCATGATCACCTGGATCCTGCGGGTGTATGACCAGGGAGGCCCAGCCCTGTCCCTGAATTCTGGAGAGCTAGCCCTGCTGGGTGACCTGACCAGCGATGCCATCTTCAACTACCGCTGTAAGACCCTGCGGGGTGGCTGCAAGACGCTGCTCACCTGGCTGCTGCTGGCCTGGCGCCAGCGCTGGGAATCCTTCCTACACTTCGAGGCCACCGAGCTGCCCTTCCGCCCCTGGACCACCATGGAGGAGGGCATCCAGCTGGTGAGGGAGCTGGGCATGCTTGACTGGATCTACCGTGAGTCACCATCACCTCCTGCAGCAGATCAGGGGCCCAGGCCTGCGCCCGAGGATGTGCCCTTCACACAGGGCCTCCAGCGGCGCCTGCTGACAGCCGCACCCTCTGAGCTGCGGCTCTCACTGGTCAGCCTGCTGGTCAAGGGCATGACGGTGCTGGAGGCAGTGATGGAGATCCAGACCATCGCCGATGTGGGCCTGCTCTGGCGCCAGAGCCAGCCAGGCCGAGCCAAGCTCATGTTGGGGCCCAACCCGACACGCAAAGATCTCATGGGCTGGCTGCTGAGCCATGGCGTGCCCAAGGAGAGGGTGGACAAGCAGCCCACCAAGGTCCTCCTGGAGCTGTACATTAAAGAGGCCAAGCGCAGCCGCAGCCACCCTGCCTACATGCTGGGGGAGGAgcagcccccaccacccccctaCTCAGACCAGGCCTGTGGGGAGGAACCACCTGTGCCCGTGCGTCATGACTAG
- the ACP4 gene encoding testicular acid phosphatase, producing the protein MARPGFWGLPVGPLLLLLLLLPPPPQALTEGPLVFVAVVFRHGDRAPLASYPTDPHKEAITALWPRGLGQLTTEGVRQQLELGRFLRSRYEAFLSPEYRREEVYVRSTDFDRTLESAQANLAGLFPEAAPGRPEAAWRPIPVHTVPVTEDKLLRFPTRSCPRYHELLREATEATEYQTALEGWTDFLTHLENYTGLSLVGEPLRRAWKVLDTLMCQQAHGLPLPSWASPNVLRTLAQISALDIGAHVGPPRAAEKAQLTGGILLDAILANFSRVQRLALPLKMVMYSAHDSTLLALQGALGLYDGHTPPYAACLGFEFRRRLGDPDEDAGNITISLFYRNDSTGLPLPLSLPGCPGACPLGRFRQLTAPARPPAHGVPCHGSHEPATPAATVVPLLAGAVAVLAALSMVLGLLAWRPSCLRALGGPV; encoded by the exons ATGGCCAGGCCAGGGTTTTGGGGCCTCCCCGTTGGacctctcctgctcctgctcctgctgctgccaccGCCGCCCCAAGCCCTGACAGAAGGACCCCTGGTGTTTGTGGCTGTG GTGTTCCGCCACGGCGACCGGGCCCCGCTGGCTTCCTACCCCACCGACCCACACAAGGAGGCCATCACTGCTCTGTGGCCGAGAGGCCTGGGCCAGCTGACTACG GAGGGGGTCCGCCAGCAGCTGGAGCTGGGACGCTTCCTGAGGAGCCGCTACGAGGCCTTTCTGAGCCCGGAGTATCGGCGGGAGGAG GTGTATGTTCGCAGCACCGACTTTGACCGCACGCTGGAGAGCGCTCAGGCCAACCTGGCGGGGCTATTTCCCGAGGCTGCCCCAGGGCGCCCAGAGGCTGCTTGGAGGCCCATCCCTGTGCACACGGTGCCGGTGACTGAGGACAAG CTGCTGAGGTTCCCCACACGCAGCTGTCCTCGATACCATGAGCTGCTGAGAGAGGCCACGGAAGCTACGGAGTACCAGACTGCCCTGGAGGGCTGGACA GACTTCCTGACTCACCTTGAGAACTACACGGGGCTGTCATTGGTCGGAGAGCCACTCCGCAGGGCGTGGAAGGTTCTGGACACGCTGATGTGCCAG caAGCCCATGGTCTTCCCCTCCCATCCTGGGCCTCCCCGAATGTCCTCCGGACCCTAGCCCAGATCTCAGCTTTGGATATTGGGGCCCATGTGGGTCCACCCCGAGCAGCTGAGAAGGCCCAGCTGACAGGGG GGATCCTGCTGGATGCCATTCTTGCCAACTTCTCTCGGGTCCAGCGCCTGGCACTGCCCCTCAAGATGGTTATGTACTCAGCT CACGACAGCACTCTGCTggccctccagggagccctgggtCTCTATGACGGGCACACCCCACCGTATGCTGCCTGCCTCGGCTTTGAATTCCGGAGGCGCCTTGGGGACCCGGACGAAGATGCAGG GAATATCACCATCTCTCTTTTCTACCGAAACGACTCCAccggcctgcccctgcccctcagcctTCCCGGGTGCCCAGGCGCCTGCCCACTAGGCCGCTTCCGCCAGCTCaccgccccggcccggcctccgGCTCATGGGGTCCCCTGCCATGGCTCCCATGAGCCTGCCACCCCTGCAG CCACTGTGGTGCCCCTGCTGGCTGGGGCAGTGGCAGTGCTGGCAGCACTCAGCATGGTGCTGGGCCTGCTGGCCTGGAGACCCAGCTGCCTGCGGGCCTTGGGGGGCCCCGTGTGA
- the LOC102154339 gene encoding uncharacterized LOC102154339 — translation MNFQENVTLAIAVFTILASIYFFNKAQQ, via the exons ATGAACTTTCAGGAA AATGTAACCCTGGCCATAGCTGTATTCACCATCCTTGCCTCCATCTACTTCTTCAACAAG GCTCAGCAATGA
- the CLEC11A gene encoding C-type lectin domain family 11 member A: MVEGKRRAEVSSGKWEEGGYVGRPKAGSRLWNVGGFRPQRQGLRGAKRGGERHTHTHTEEQGPTDKQTVDTDKSWEGRDQGLVICVHSSSQRHPLPRDPSAALSAAEPSLMQAAWLLGALVVPQLLGFSHGARGADREWEGVWGGAQEEEREREALMLKHLQEALGLPAGRGDENPEGIPEDKETWGTEEDGQGEEEEEATATPYTGPSPSPTPEDTVTYILGRLAGLDAGLHQLHVRLHALDTRMVELTRGLRQLREAAGDTRDAVEALQEAQSRAEREHGRLEGCLKGLRLGHKCFLLSRDFEAQAAAQARCVARGGSLAQPADRQQMEALTRYLRAALAPYNWPVWLGVHDRRAEGLYLFENGQRVSFFAWHRAPRPEPGAGPSPAPHPLSPNQPNGGTLENCVAQASDDGSWWDHDCERRLYYVCEYPF, translated from the exons AtggtggaaggaaagaggagggcgGAAGTGAGCTCTGGAAAGTGGGAAGAGGGGGGGTATGTGGGAAGACCCAAGGCGGGATCCAGGCTTTGGAACGTTGGAGGTTTCCGGCCACAGAGGCAGGGCCTCAGGGGAGCCAAGAGAGGcggggagagacacacacacacacacacagaagagcaGGGACCAACAGACAAGCAGACGGTGGACACAGACAAGAGCTGGGAGGGAAGGGACCAGGGGCTAGTGATTTGTGTGCACTCCAGTTCCCAGAGACATCCCCTTCCCAGAGATCCCTCTGCAGCCTTGAGTGCTGCGGAGCCCAGTCTGATGCAGGCAGCCTGGCTGCTTGGGGCCCTGGTGGTCCCTCAGCTCCTGGGCTTCAGCCATGGGGCTAGAGGAGCAGACCGAGAATGGGAGGGGGTCTGGGGAGGCGCCCAAGAGGAGGAGCGTGAGAGGGAAGCCCTGATGCTGAAG CATTTGCAGGAGGCCCTGGGGCTGCCAGCTGGGAGGGGGGATGAAAATCCTGAGGGAATCCCTGAAGACAAGGAGACCTGGGGAACCGAGGAGGACGgtcagggggaggaagaggaggaagcaacGGCAACCCCGTACACTGGCCCCagtccctctcccacccctgagGACACCGTCACTTATATCC TGGGCCGCCTGGCCGGCCTGGACGCAGGCCTGCACCAGCTGCACGTCCGTCTGCACGCGTTAGACACCCGCATGGTCGAGCTGACTCGGGGGCTGCGGCAGCTGCGGGAGGCGGCAGGCGACACCCGCGACGCCGTGGAAGCCCTGCAGGAGGCGCAGAGCCGCGCGGAGCGCGAGCACGGCCGCTTAGAGG gCTGCCTGAAGGGGCTGCGCCTTGGCCACAAGTGCTTCCTGCTATCGCGCGACTTCGAGGCGCAGGCAGCGGCGCAGGCGCGGTGTGTGGCGCGGGGCGGGAGCCTGGCGCAGCCCGCGGACCGCCAGCAGATGGAGGCGCTCACGCGCTACCTGCGCGCGGCGCTCGCCCCTTATAACTGGCCAGTGTGGCTGGGCGTGCACGACAGGCGCGCCGAGGGACTCTACCTCTTCGAGAACGGCCAGCGCGTGTCCTTCTTCGCCTGGCACCGCGCGCCCCGTCCGGAGCCCGGCGCCGGGCCCAGCCCCGCGCCGCACCCGCTCAGCCCCAACCAGCCCAACGGCGGCACGCTGGAGAACTGCGTGGCGCAGGCCTCGGACGACGGCTCCTGGTGGGACCACGACTGCGAACGCCGCCTCTACTACGTCTGCGAGTACCCCTTCTAG